One Dehalococcoidia bacterium DNA segment encodes these proteins:
- a CDS encoding CBS domain-containing protein: MLVRDIMTTNVVTVSSETTIMDARKIMEAHNFERLPVVDKSMLVGIVTKTLLQRAALPAVTTLNLWDISYLLARITVRKVMKTSLVTVTPDMTAEAAATIAQRHHVGATPVVEDGKVVGILTANDYFYKILNPLLGINESGKRIIVYEAGTPDTICEVMQIVKKERVAVKTEYTAGKPEANIKDLYVHLDTEDVSKLTAIKEQLTKLGLRVDIQEHI, encoded by the coding sequence ATGTTAGTGAGAGACATTATGACGACAAATGTGGTAACTGTATCCAGCGAGACGACGATCATGGACGCCAGAAAGATCATGGAAGCACACAACTTCGAGCGGCTTCCGGTTGTGGATAAGAGCATGCTTGTGGGCATCGTGACAAAAACTCTCCTGCAGAGGGCCGCGCTGCCTGCGGTCACCACGTTAAATTTATGGGACATCAGCTACCTGTTGGCCAGAATAACGGTTAGAAAAGTTATGAAAACATCACTGGTAACCGTTACTCCGGATATGACTGCTGAGGCTGCAGCCACCATTGCGCAGAGGCATCATGTAGGCGCAACTCCAGTGGTGGAAGATGGTAAGGTGGTAGGCATCCTTACAGCGAATGATTACTTCTATAAGATACTCAACCCGTTGTTGGGCATTAATGAGAGCGGCAAACGCATCATCGTATATGAAGCGGGGACTCCGGATACTATCTGCGAAGTCATGCAGATTGTGAAAAAGGAGAGAGTCGCGGTAAAGACCGAATATACCGCTGGTAAGCCAGAGGCAAACATTAAGGATCTATATGTCCATCTGGATACCGAGGATGTGAGCAAGCTCACTGCAATCAAGGAGCAGCTGACAAAATTAGGTCTCCGCGTCGATATTCAAGAGCACATTTAG